In Setaria viridis chromosome 5, Setaria_viridis_v4.0, whole genome shotgun sequence, the genomic stretch GCTTAGTTTCCCTCCTGACTAGTGAAAACGAGCTAGCTGCTGGACACTCGATCTTGGTTGGTGCCATGGCTTCCTTGCTGCGGTGGAAGGACAAGTACGTGAAGGAGAGGCTGCAGGGCCTGTCTGCTGGcctctcctgctcctccgcggccgccaccTCCGTCATCGTCTCCTCCGGCCGCGCCATCGACCGCCACTCCCCGCGCCTCCGGGACCCTGACAGGCGCTTCCCGCCACCCGTTCCCAAGCCACCCAGCTCTCCTTACCACTATGACGACGGCAAAgacaaaaggaagaagaaggcggcaGCCGACGGTGGAGtctcgtcggcgtcgtcggagcacaagaaaaacaagaagaagcaggcggtgcagctgcagcaggtgAGCCCCGCGAGCTCCTCCAGGTTCCTGCTCAACTCGTCCAGGCTGATGAGGcagtccgacgacgacgacatcgccgtcgtcgactacctgccgccgccgccgttcccgtCGTCCCCGCGGCCCTCGttcatcgacgacgacgacggcatcACCGTCGCCGACTCCCTGCCGCCGCTTCCGTCCCCGCGACCGGCGTTCATCGACGACGACATGTTCCACAGCCGCGGCGATGGCACGTTGCAGCCTGCTGTTCCATCAGGGCCCCACCAGCTCGAGGCTCTGCCGCCCGTGGAATTATTCGCGGAGCCGTCTGCAGGTGCCGGGTcgttctcctcctcctggtcgTCGTCGGAGAAAGGACGCCGTGCTGCCGGTGACAAGACTGCTATGATGAGATCGTGTTCCACGAGAACAGGCCAGCACCAGGTGAGAAGTGAGAGATCGATGTTCCCTGCGTCGATGTTCGATGCATGAACCTGTTACGAACTTGCATTTGTTCGATCATCAAGACACAAAAGTTTGTGCTAATCGATCGAGGAAATTAAACATGCAGGTGGTGGTGTTGAGGGTATCTCTGCACTGCAAGGGATGCGCCGGCAAGGTGAAGAAGCACATCTCCAAGATGGAAGGTGAATACATCCGTGAGAAAGCATCATATCTCCATTCATTCGTGCGTTAACTAAAGCAAAGCATATGTATGTTTCCAGGAGTTACTTCTTTCGACATCGACATCGCGACGAAGAAGGTGACGGTCGTGGGAGACGTGACGCCGCTCGGTGTGCTCAACAGCATCTCCAAGGTCAAGAGCGCCCAGTTCTGGCCGGACGCTTTGTCCTCTCTGTCCACGCCGCCGCGTGCCTCCGCCTCCTTCTGAGCTATACTACTCCCTATATAGCTATAGGTTGACGAACTTGATGGGCTGGGACACGGTCTTCAATTCCAACCTTTTGTCCATATTGTGAATTGGAAAATGTTTGTAAAATCCAGTCAACTTATGATATTATGATAATTAAATGCATTTTGGAACAAGTCAACCTGATGTAATTTTACTGTTTCCAGTCCTAAGTATCTAGAAGAGAAAAGAATCACAAGAGATTTTAAACTTGTCGAAAAATTATTGAAATTCAGGTTTCTATATTTGTTAAGTACTGTATGATACCAAAGGTCTAAACCTTCGTATAATCAACATGAACCTGCCCATGTGTTTTAAATTACCAAATCTATATGAACATTCCCATACATGCTGATTATGGAGTACCACACACTTAAGAACTTTACAGCTGACTTGGTCCCTATTCTAATAACACACAGAGAAGAAAATTTAAAGCCGTATTTTACTCTATTCCGAAAAAATAGTCAAAGCACTCCTggggaaagcgccttcagtaccggttcctaacccccctttagtaccagttgtgcaaccggtattactttttcgatactaaaggggaacctttagtaccgctcaaataaccggtactaaaggggtactaaaacattgaaaaaaaaagaaatatgcaGCCAGAAGCGTTGGAGCCCCACaccagagagagggagggagggagggaggcggcgtacttacgttgcagccaccgccgccgccgctccttgctACGCCACGTGCtctgccgccgcgccctcccacCGGAGCTCTGCCACTCCTTGCCCCCCGCCGCTCCTTGCTCCACCATGCCCTGCCAACGCTCCGCCACCATGCCGTCCCACTGGAGCTCCACCGCTCGTTGCTCCGCCATGCCCAGCCGACGCTCTTGCTgccgcgccctcccgccggagctccgccgCTCCTTTCCCCCATCGCCGCTCCTTCCTCCGCCACACCCTACCGACGCTCCGCCACCTCACCACgccctcccttcttgcctctgccgctcctcgccacatgtaagaggtgaggggtgagcagaggggggaggagaggggcggcgatgGGAGGGGCAGCGAGGGGCTCGAATGTGtgggggggagagggaggagaggggcgtcTGTGTGGACGAGTGGATAAGTACGTGTGGTGAGGGGGTGAGCGTGgggtgagagagaggggggctgACACATGAGGGgaggtacccctttagtaccgggtggagactTCAACctgtactaaaggtcacccattagtaccgggtgaaacctTCACCCAGTattaaaggccctcaggcacattagtaccgggtggaggcttcaaccggtattAATGGGTGACGTTTAGtatcgggtgaagcctccacccggtactaaagggggtcacgggggctcctcggggactatTCGTTAGGCCCGTTTCTAATGCTCATGTTAGTACCGGGCCAAAATACAACCGGTACTTAGCGTCGGACGAATGAGTTTTCCCGTAGTGAAGGCTCAAAGCCAAAAGTTTAACCGGTTGTTTGTTAAgatattactccctctgttcttgtTTATAAGGTGCACATGCATATCTATTTATAAGGtgcacacgcatatcaagattcaaactttacaatcttttACCAATAATTTAcctaacatttttttatttttgcaatgtAAACTTGACAAGGTTGGATTTATAATCAAATGTACTATGGAATGACTATAAGTTTATaatcataaacaatataatataaaataaatgaatggtcaaagtctaATTTGGAAGACTGTGCTATATTATGTCGCGCCTTATAAACAGAAATGGGGAAGTATGTATTTGTGGCACTAGCTGATGGATGGTTACTGGAGGCAAGAGGAAGCATGCATGCAGCAAACACACTTGACTGTAGCTAGCTTGATAGTCTCAGGCAGCTAAGGTTAGTCTCAATAGAAGTTTCATGAAGAGTTTCATAGGTATTAAATTCCgtaccacatcagcaattttgctgacttggcaagatCTTTATAAGGAGAGAGAAGTGGGAGTTTTatcatatgtgagaggagtttcattcCTACGACACTCTACTAGCATAGTTACCTaattcctgattttttttttgtgaatcaCACGGTACAGACGCAAAAGCTCACATACACATACTCACccctacgaacacacgcacgcaaccctacctCTATGAGCACATCCGAAAGACTGAGCgggcaaatcctcgagattgacgaagtcaccactggcgcCTCGCTGTCGACGAGCACGTCGCCTAccaccactgaaagaatagcaccGGTTAAATCCTGGAATAATTCTAAGGAAAATGCGAGCACTAGTGccaagtcgaggactcgaaccctGGTAGGCAGTTCCACCATAAGGAACCTTGCCAGCTAAGCTACGCTCAGTTCACACCTAATTTCCTATCTTGATAACAGGGTAATGAAAATGTACACTGAGATCGGCCTCCTACGAGATCAGACCGAACACTTTTTAGGGCTAAAAGGGTGGGTGGGCAGTGCAACCAATCTGCTGGGCTGCCCACGCCCCAGCCCACAAACCGTTCGCATCGATCTGTTATTGCCCATTTCCATCAGGCCATATGTGCGTAGTGCCTTTTAAATTACTTGCTTGTTGATGTAATTTTCTGAAATAAGAGCATGCAGGAGCCTCTCTCTATGGGTGATTGCCAATCTACACCTTTACCTATTAGTACCTCCATGTTTAAGTTTAAGGAACAAAATTATCCTAACCTCTAAATGAATGGAGGATGCACAAAAGATGTTCacgagcaactccaagagtctaCAAAAAAAATCTCCCCAAAACTATCTATTGGGTGCTCTACTAAAAATTTATTCTCTTAAAATTATATCATCTCAAAGCATATCTCCAATAATAAACTCCTCAACACTTTAAAACTAGCCACGTCAGCACGTGAACCCGTGCCATCAGCTTCCCCTCCGACCTTCCCTTCTTTTTACACCTTCCCTCGCCCAAAGCCCAACCGCCTCCCACCTCCGCTAATCATGGCATACGTGAGACTGCAGTTTTAATGAGAATGTGATGCTGCTGTCCACGCAGTTGACATGTACAggatgtgctgctgctgctgcctgacTGCATACTATTGGTTTAtcagcactagtagagaattggctttcaatgcgcccccttttgtcccggtttaaagttggtccgggacaaaaggttcaccaaccgggactaaagctcggtcactggtggggggctcaaagctcggtcactggtggggggctcaccaaccgggaccttttatcccggttgcaaaggctagtgggaaaaaaatactagtagagaattggctttcgatgcgcccccttttgtcccggtttaaagttggcccgggataaaaggttcaccaaccgagactaaagcccggtcactggtggggggcccaccaaccgggaccttttatcccggttgcaaaggctagtgggaaaaaaagaccccGAGAggctttttatcccagtttgaaacaccaaccgggataaaagaccccccccttttatcccggtttgtaataccaaccgggataaaagtgggtcatttatcccggttggtgtttcaaactgtgataaaagggtccccaacgaggtgactgaaagaggactaaatccctcgaacctttttatcctggtttgtaataccaaccgggataaaagggggtcttttatcccggttggtgtttccaaccgggataaaagggtcccccacgagttaatataaaaggatagtatcccctatatagttagatgtggtgtgtaggtgggatggcaaggaagctacgcacgaggctggaggttgtgggttcgaatcccacgcagcgcgcacgtgcatatttcgcgtgaaaaatcgcgagACTTGTGCCTTGAGACGTGCGCATGTGGGGGGCCCTCCCgggatttcttcttttttttgcagcgcctgaCATGGTGacctattttatcccggttggtgttaccaaccgggataaaagggggtctttagtcccggttgagtgacccgggacaaaatatccccccttttgtcccggttggtttatcccggatggattttcgggagatttgcaccctaccaaccgggactaaaggctaattctctactagtgcggGCAAGTTTCTACTGATCTAGTAGTAGGGTTCATCTCATCTGTTCATCTTGACCTCTACATTCTTTGTCCATTTGAATTGGTCCGAACGATATGCATATCAACTGGGACGGACCATGGCAGCACATGCCTTGTCATTGTCTTGCAGCGACTGAAACTGGGCTAATCCAAAGCATTGTGCAGCTTCTTTCTGACCCTAGCTGGAAGCAAGAACCTGAACCTGAATCTTAACCACCAATTTATGTCACCAGCAATTGCAATGTGCATGCAGATAAACAACAACTTCACGAGCACCACCAACCAGCTCTTGTACTGTACTGTCAGTCCTCGCATCACAGTAGCTGCTCCAATCTGTCGGCGAAGCAGGAGCTGAAGCACGCCATGTCGGCCTCCGGCAGCACCACGCCGATTTCGATCCCGGCCAGCTTGTCGCGGCCCTCCGCCAGCGACACCGTGCCGGGCGTCTTGTCGATGGACACCAGCTCCACCTTGATTGGCCGGCCCAGCCCGAAGTCGGTCTCGTACACGCCGTACTGCAGCGAGCCGCCCACCGACATCAGCCGCTCGAGGACTAGCGACAGGATCTTGTGGAACCACCCACCGGTGCCGGCCAGCACGCCATCGTCCAGCGCCCTGACAGACACGCCGATCGTGGAGGCCGCTGCCAGCACGCCATCGCCAACCAGCAGCTCGCCCAGGCCCACCTCCACAAAGCACGGCCCGAGGCAGTTGCCGAGGTACTCCTTCGGGATCGGCGGCACCAGGCACCGGCGGCACTCCACCGAGAACAGCAGGTGCGCGCGCCGCTCTGCGTTAGCACGACCGCCGTCGACCCACGCTGAGCAGGCCCACGCGAACGGGCGGGCGTGTGTGGGTGGGATCGTGGGAGGCGAGCGTCGGAAATTCTAAAGTTCGGGGGCGATTCGGGAAAGACCGAATCCCGCATATATGCGGGACGACGGAGATGTTTTTAGCGTCCGCATATTTTTACGGGAAGGATTAGAGAGTTGTTGGAGGTTTTTTGGAGCAATTTCAAGGAAGCTTTTGGAGTTGCTAAGAGCACCTTCATTGCCCGCGTATATGCGAGGGACCGATCTTTCCCCAATCGCTCCAATCTGCTCCTTCCCGTGTGCTATCTATTCCCGCGTGCTATCCACCCCTTGTCCTctgcgctcctcctcctcctctctctcgctccctctctccctctctcggtAGCGATGAGCACGGCGTCAAGCGAAAGGCGATGAGCACGGCGGCGACGTGGGTGCAGCGGAGGCGGGTGAGGATCTGGAGCAGCAGTCGTCGTGCATGGCGCTGATGCGGTTGGCGGTGTCCGGGTCGCGATGGGGCCGGCGGATCGATGGGCACAGGCGTACGTGGCGACGTCTGTGGCTTGGGTCGCCATGGTGGTGGCAGCGCTGGTGGCTGGCACGGTCTTCTCGACGCCTTCACCGCCGGAGCAGCGGCCCAAGAACGGGGACCGTGGCGGCCGTGGCATCCGCGGCCACTCTGTTGATGGTGTACAAAAATCAATCTTGGCGGGCTCAACAGTGCAGGCAAAATTAGGTGTTGCGGATGGGAGCTCCATTGCTCTTTGCGGACGCGGCACAACGGTGGGAGCAGCCTGGGTGAATCGAAGTCGATCTGAAATTGATGTCCTCCGGACAGGAATGAACTCGAATCGACGTCCTCCGGTCGAGATCCAGTGAATCCCTGCTCAAATCAGCATCCACTCCTCTAAATCGAGCCTAGCTGGGAGCATACTGTGATgactcaggttcatcagctGAGATAATCCTAAGACAAGTTTCCTAAT encodes the following:
- the LOC140222983 gene encoding uncharacterized protein is translated as MSVENQMHHHPPKAPTQLQIKTKTHQVACCLVSLLTSENELAAGHSILVGAMASLLRWKDKYVKERLQGLSAGLSCSSAAATSVIVSSGRAIDRHSPRLRDPDRRFPPPVPKPPSSPYHYDDGKDKRKKKAAADGGVSSASSEHKKNKKKQAVQLQQVSPASSSRFLLNSSRLMRQSDDDDIAVVDYLPPPPFPSSPRPSFIDDDDGITVADSLPPLPSPRPAFIDDDMFHSRGDGTLQPAVPSGPHQLEALPPVELFAEPSAGAGSFSSSWSSSEKGRRAAGDKTAMMRSCSTRTGQHQVVVLRVSLHCKGCAGKVKKHISKMEGVTSFDIDIATKKVTVVGDVTPLGVLNSISKVKSAQFWPDALSSLSTPPRASASF
- the LOC117856277 gene encoding phenolic glucoside malonyltransferase 1-like; the encoded protein is MKNFRRSPPTIPPTHARPFAWACSAWVDGGRANAERRAHLLFSVECRRCLVPPIPKEYLGNCLGPCFVEVGLGELLVGDGVLAAASTIGVSVRALDDGVLAGTGGWFHKILSLVLERLMSVGGSLQYGVYETDFGLGRPIKVELVSIDKTPGTVSLAEGRDKLAGIEIGVVLPEADMACFSSCFADRLEQLL